AAAGAACTCTTTGACTGAGATTACTTGTTGATTAACTTCATTGAAATCAATTTCATAATCTGGGTAATGAGTAACCGTATGATAAGCTGCTATATACAGTAAAGTATACTCGGCTAAAACTAAAGGAAGCCTCAATTCTTTCGACAACATCAGCGTTGCAATCACGCCCCCGAATATCAGTAAAATAAAAAGATATTTTCTACCCGTCAAAGTAGAATATCCTTGGTGCTTCTCATGATAATTGACAGTAGTATTAGCGGCGGGCAACCATGACGCACTGATCCCAAGTAAAACAGCTGAAAAAAGATAGGCAGGAAAATAAAATTGGCCTAACACGCCAACCAAACAACCGGCACCTCCAAGCAGAATCGAAATGATCAGCACATTAAAACTCGTCAACGCTAGTTTGAAACTTTTTAACAGAAATATCCCCGTCATCCGAAACGTATAAAAAAGGACAAAAGGTAAAATTCTCTCCATCGTGGTTCCATCACTTAAACTCAAAAATAAAAAATATGGAATAAAAATAATTGTATTGGATAAAATAAACGGCGCAACTTGTAGAAAATTGCGGGCTAGTTCTTTTAGTTTGGACATCAATCATGCTCCTTCAACCTAGTCTATTTCAAAATATACCTCTGTATTAGACTTATTCAAAATTATTAAGCCCATTTTATCGTCGCTCTTATTATAACCCATTGTAACTTTGATGACTCTTTTTTTAAAGATCTGACCATTCATTATCTAGCCTATAACACTTAAGCACTAAGATTCAGTATTGGTATCTAAGCAAACACATAACAACTATGGGGTCAATCAAATCTTTACCTAATCAAAAAAGTGACTAGGACATAACTCTGTGAGTCATATCCCAGTCACATGGAATCCGGATAAACGGTGGGAGCAGAAGCAATCCCTTCTTATTTCTCGGAATTAAACACTTGTCCCAACCTCTTTCTGCTGCTCAAATTCATTCTTTTACTTTTATCTGTCAGTATATTTGACCTTGAGAAAAAAACGATTTAAAAGCTAGCAACCGCTTATCTTTATTTATTATCCATAAAAAAAACACTTTCCAATAGTCTCATTAGAATTTTAATTATTTGAATAACGAAGAAAACTTATCCATAAATTCAGTTTTATAAGGTTCTTCTAGTAATTGAACCGCAGCAAGCAGTTGTTTTCGAGTCACCGATTCTGCTAAGGGGACACTATTACTTGCTTCATCTTTTAACAGCCGTACTCCCTCCGCCTCAATTTTATTTATAAGATTTTGTTGAGGATCGTTTTTTAAAGACTCATTTTGCAATCCCCATCTTGTCATTATCCAGCGATTTGTTTTTTGTGTTTTATCGATAACATTTTCTACTGAACGAAGTCTATTTTTAGTCTCCGCATGATAGATTTCAATGCGATCACCTTGACTTAAAGGTATTTTATCTGTGGCAAGGGTTGCATTAGTTCCTTCTATAGATTTTTCATACTTTATAACATTATTACTGTCTAGCACAGTCAGATTAGAATATAGTTTTCCAGCAAAATAACTATGGGTATCTTTCTTTGTTACAGAAAAAACAGCTTCTTCACCACTTAAATTCGTTTCAAATAGGCCGAATTGTTTATCACCAAGACCAAAAAATTGGATAGTTTGCTCTACTAAATCACTGCTCTTAAGTTCCTTCAACGTAATCGTTGCTTCGTTTTCCTTTTCTTTTACATAGACATAAAAATCATCTGTAATATAGCGTACCATTTGTTTTCCAGAAAATTTTAATCGGTAGACACCATTCGGTATGTTGTCAAAAACAAGCTTGTCTCCATCAATCGTTTGCGCACCTATTTCTTTATTTCCGTCATTTAAGGATAGTTTTATTCCTTTGAGATCTTGAATATTTTCTGTTTTTAATTGAATTGTTAGCTGCCCGTGTAAATTCAAACTTGAAATATCTTTATTTTGTACCATTTCAAAATTTGAATTGATTAAAATCGACTGATCCAATAGATCATGTGCACGCGTCAATTCACTTACAGGGACCACGTTAACCAGTGAAGCAATCGCCGGGTATCCTAAAGAACGATTTTTTTCAGCTTGTGTGTGATTAATATCTAGTCCCCATCTTTCTAATACAGGAGTAAAATCTTGTTGGCTCGTTTCACTGTAGTATTTATTTAATAAATCTGGTAATGGATAATTTTTTTTATTAAAATTAGGTTGATTCGCTAACTTGCGATATTCTTGATACAACGTTGTAAAGGCCTCATTGCCTGCTTTTTGTTTTAACATTGTTAGTAAAATAAGCTTTTCTCGTAAATCACCAGAATCATACGTGCCATTATTACTAACCAATTTCGTGTAAAGTCCACTTTCTACACTCGCTTTATTCCCATAATTAAATAACCAACTACTATCATCCGCTTTTTTCCCATATTTATCATACTGATACTGTACACCAAATAAATTATTGGAAACTTCTCCCGTATACATTCCTACACCATCAAAACCAGCTTGATAGCCGTGGGCAATTTCGTGTAGCGTCCCCCAACTATTTTTAGTTAGCCACATATCTATACTCGGTGTACTATTGGCCGTCCACTTCGCATTATAATATGCACCACCTGCTCCGTTGCTGTCTGCTTTTAAGAAATAACGATTTTTACCATTTTCGTTTTCTAATGATGAATGATCAAAGCCGGCCATTTGATTAAAATAGGCAAATAACTCATTATAGTGTTCAATAAGTTCGTCCAAAGAGGAATAGTCTTTTAGTTTTTTTACTAAGGCTTTGTCTCTTTTAGGAATTAACAATTGGAAATCTATTCCTTTTACTAAAGCGTAGTTTCCATCGCTTTGGTCCCAGATATTAAAAAATTCTTGCGGATTCATTTGATAATGATAGATGGGAAGCTGTTTTTGAGTTCTAGTATCTTGTATTTCATACTCTAATTGTGCGGACGTAGCTCCATAAGGCGTATCCACGAAGGGAACCAACGCTTCTGTTGCACTAATCTGGGTCCATTCAGCTCCAACTTTTATTTCTTTTTCAGCTTTAGAATCATTCCCCAACAATCGAAGCGTCAACTTATCTTTAAAGGTTGGATTGACTTGTCTCACTCTTAATTCAGTATCTTCCCTTAAGATAAAACCTAAATCTTGACGGTCATGATACTTCCCCTTGCTCATGCCAGCTTTAAAAATCATAGTCGGTTCTGGGATGCTAAAGATCTCTTTTACCTGACGTCCGCCATACTCACTTACTTCAAAATGAATAGTCATGTTTCCTTTGTAGGCATCCGTATTTTTAAACTTATTTTCTGGTGCTGATAGCTTAAAATCTGTGGCCCTATTTGCGACTGTCAACTCAGTAAGCAACTCTCCTGATCTTATTGGTTTAGTTGCCCCCTCCTTATAGATACTCAAATCTACAGGATTCTTACCGACACTGTTTTTAAGCTCTACAATCGGATCTGTATAGACTTGGATTTTAGCATCCGACTTTCCTGTAAATGATACTGCACCACTTCCTTGTACCACCTGTCCTTTTTTATTTAGTTCTATACTTTTAGTCGTTGTAATGTACGTCAACGGGTTCTCGACAACCGTAACCTCGACTTCAATATCTGCTAGTACATTCGTTGCTTGACTCTTTATAGTGACCTCAATCTTTGTTTTCCCTAGTGTATCGAAGGTTTTCTCACCTTTGAACCCAACGACTTCTATCGTATCAAAAGGAAGGATACTTTTTAAATCTTTAACAAAGTCAGATGCATTTAACTCTTTAAATGTGCTGCCTATTTCAACAGCCTGTGACACACCTTGTGCTGTTGGTTTTAACATTTGAACGGAAGACACACTTTCCTTGCTCCCTAACTCATTGGAGACTTTCACAGGTAGTTTAAACATCGAACTATCGCTATCATAGTACTCCATTATCGATGCATCTGCTGAAGATGACATCGGTACTTCAATACTGATGTTGGCTCTAATATTCCCAGCTTGATTCCCTAATTGTTCTAACATCTCTTTACTAATCCTAAGGTGAACAAACTGTTCCCCTTTTTCGTTCACAGAATATGTTTCTTTAACATTTTTTGACCAATCTGTCGTTGTTTTATCATCCGTTATTTTTATTTTTGTATTGTTTTCGTCTAGTGCAGCAGCGTACTTACTTAGATTTATATCCAATGACAACGGTTTATAATATTTTGAACTCCCTTGTTCCGGTAAAAATTGATGCACTTCCGCTTTGATTTTCTCATCCGTTTTATCTACCTTTCCCTCTATATCTGCACTTTGATAGGAAATTGGAATATTAATTTTAGCGGAAGAATCCAAGATACCAACGGCTCTCCTTCTTGGAACGTCAAAGACTCCAAACTGTAATGCTTTTAAATATTCATTAGGAACACCCTTATAAAGCAGAGTAAACACATAGGGTTTACGATTTGCTGGCTTTTTCGGCCAATATAACTTATAATACGGTTTTGTTCCATTCGTAAACGTTTTAGTATCTAAATTTGACTTATATATGTCATCATCCGCTATCGCAATATTTTGAAGATAATCTAAAGAAAAGTCTAAAGATGACTCATCATCAGGATAACCTTTTGTAATCGGGAGGATGAAATTAATATCTTTTTCTAATTGGTTTAAAGCCGTTCCCACCCGCCCCTCCAAAAGAAGTGGTTTTCCGGGAGGTGCTATACTGCCACTAGGCGGCTCCGGTGATGTAGCAAACTCCACATAAGGCATATTTTTAAACTTTGACAGATAAAACGGATCTTTAGTGATTCTCGTTAGATAGAGATTTAGATACTGACCGTCCTTATAAGCAACTTTGTGAATTTCTATTTGATCATAAATATCAATCTTTACTTCCGCTCCTCCAAAATCTCTCCATCTCTTGTATCCTTGACCAGCTTTTATTATGACTACATCGTCCAATAAACTATTGCCTAAGTATTGAAGAACGACTGCATCTTTCAGTATCTCCTCGTCTATCGGCTTACCACTTTTATAGTCACCTACTTCATCCATAACGGTTGTCAGTTCAGAAGTGTAAAAATTGCTCGTTGCTTTTTCCACTTTGATTGGGACACTAATTCGACTCTTTCTCTGCGTTTCTTCGCTCTGGATCATAACAGCTATTTTGGTATTCCCAGCTTGGTCGAATTTTTTAAACTCTTCAATGCCTAAAACCTTAGCCTCTTCAAATTTTAAATCGCTTTTCACATCAGTCACTAATTTTTCTGCGGATAGTTCAGCTGTAGAGCTACCTGCCCTAACTGTTGTCGGTACCGCCTTGGCGGTTGGAGGGTCTATATTAAATGCACATGCCGTCTCAACTGTTTCTTGTGTCTTGTTATTTTTTGCAACAAAAGAAAAGCGAAATTCACTTTCCTGATAGCTTTTCATTAATTGTTCATCATTTTTGTTTATCTTTAGCGTACTTTTTACACTGACCGACTGATTGCCCTCGGAATGGAAACGTTCTGCCATTTCCTGTGGAATGCCTACGATCAGTTTGTTTTCCTTCAAACGTTTTGTTACCCCTGGAGTACCCGTATAATCTTGGCCTTTTTCACCGATAATCTTAGTCTGATCTAAAAGTGCCTGTCCATCATAAGCGACCAGCTCTTTTACCTCAAGTGATAGCTCAAATTCTTTAGTGTCTAAACTGTTCTTATTCAGACACTGTTTTATTTCAAGTTCAATCATTTCTTTTTTTTGTACGGCAGTAAGGGTCAAAGACTTATTTTCTTCCATAGCCTCAGCGGTTAAATCATCGATTACAATTAGACTTAACATGAGAATTAGAATGGTGCTTACTACTAAAAGAAGTGAGGTTTTTTTGGCGGAATAGCTAGTATTATTCTTCATTTCATAATTCCTTTCTTAATTGTTCTACATAAAATCTGTTACACTTGCCAATACTATTTGTATTAGTTGGTGCTTATTATTCGCTCCTCCAACTAAGTTTAATAAACATTCACTAACTCTTAAAATAAAACGTGACTGAGACATAACTCTGCGAGTCATACCCCAGTCACATGGAATCCGGATAAACGATAGGAGCAGAAGTAATCCCTTCAGAAATAAACACTTCTGTTCCAACCTCGCTTCACAAACTTTTCTTTTCAAAAGTGATCGTTCGAGTCATTTTATCATAACAAATCGAACGGCTACATTTTTTTATCGCTCATTTAACCTTATCTTGAGTATACCCAAACATTTCCAGTTTCACTGCGTGCTCGCCAACTGGCAACTCTTTCGGCATGGGAACCTCCGTTACAGCCTGACCTGGTTTTACTAATCCCGTCGTCAATAAAAATGACGACCCCTATTCACTTACTTCAAAATGAATAGTCATGTTTCCTTTGTAGGCATCCGTATTTTTAAACTTATTTTCTGGTGCTGATAACTTAAAATCTGTGGCTCTATTTGCTACTGTCAACTCAGTAAGCAACTCCCCTGATCTTATTGGGTTAGTTGCCCTCTCCTTATAGATACTCAAATCTACAGGATTCTTACCGACACTATTTTTAAGCTCTACAATCGGATCTGTATAGACTTGAATTTTAGCATTCGACTTTCCTGTAAACGAGACTGTACCACTTCCCTGTACCACCTGTCCTTTCCTATTTAGTTCTATACTTTTAGTAGTTGTAATGTACGTTAGCGGATCCTCGACAACCGTAACCTCGACTTCAATATCTGCTAGTACATTCGTTGCTTGACTCTTTATAGTGACCTCAATCTTTGTTTTTCCTAGTATGTCGAAGGTTTTCTCACCCTTGAATCCGACAACCTCTATCGTATCAAAAAGAAGGATGCTTTTTAAATCTTTAACAAAGTCAGACGCATTTAACTCTTTAAATGTACTGCCTATTTCAACCGCCTGTGATACACCTTGTGCTGTTGGTTTTAACATTTGAACGGAAGACACACTTTTGTTGCTCCCTAGCTCATTGGAGACTTTCGCAGGTAGTTTAAACATCGAACTATCGCTATCATAGTACTCCATTATAGATGCATCTGCTGATGACGACATCGGTACTTCAATATTGATGTTGGCTTTAACATTTCCAGCTTGATTCCCTAATTGTTCTAACATCTCTTTACTGATCCTAAGGTGAACCATCTGTTCTCCTGCTTCGTTCACAGAATACGTTTCTTTAACATTTTTTGACCAATCAGTCGTTGTTTTATCATCTGTTATTTTTATTTTTGTATT
This genomic stretch from Enterococcus haemoperoxidus ATCC BAA-382 harbors:
- a CDS encoding putative mucin/carbohydrate-binding domain-containing protein yields the protein MKNNTSYSAKKTSLLLVVSTILILMLSLIVIDDLTAEAMEENKSLTLTAVQKKEMIELEIKQCLNKNSLDTKEFELSLEVKELVAYDGQALLDQTKIIGEKGQDYTGTPGVTKRLKENKLIVGIPQEMAERFHSEGNQSVSVKSTLKINKNDEQLMKSYQESEFRFSFVAKNNKTQETVETACAFNIDPPTAKAVPTTVRAGSSTAELSAEKLVTDVKSDLKFEEAKVLGIEEFKKFDQAGNTKIAVMIQSEETQRKSRISVPIKVEKATSNFYTSELTTVMDEVGDYKSGKPIDEEILKDAVVLQYLGNSLLDDVVIIKAGQGYKRWRDFGGAEVKIDIYDQIEIHKVAYKDGQYLNLYLTRITKDPFYLSKFKNMPYVEFATSPEPPSGSIAPPGKPLLLEGRVGTALNQLEKDINFILPITKGYPDDESSLDFSLDYLQNIAIADDDIYKSNLDTKTFTNGTKPYYKLYWPKKPANRKPYVFTLLYKGVPNEYLKALQFGVFDVPRRRAVGILDSSAKINIPISYQSADIEGKVDKTDEKIKAEVHQFLPEQGSSKYYKPLSLDINLSKYAAALDENNTKIKITDDKTTTDWSKNVKETYSVNEKGEQFVHLRISKEMLEQLGNQAGNIRANISIEVPMSSSADASIMEYYDSDSSMFKLPVKVSNELGSKESVSSVQMLKPTAQGVSQAVEIGSTFKELNASDFVKDLKSILPFDTIEVVGFKGEKTFDTLGKTKIEVTIKSQATNVLADIEVEVTVVENPLTYITTTKSIELNKKGQVVQGSGAVSFTGKSDAKIQVYTDPIVELKNSVGKNPVDLSIYKEGATKPIRSGELLTELTVANRATDFKLSAPENKFKNTDAYKGNMTIHFEVSEYGGRQVKEIFSIPEPTMIFKAGMSKGKYHDRQDLGFILREDTELRVRQVNPTFKDKLTLRLLGNDSKAEKEIKVGAEWTQISATEALVPFVDTPYGATSAQLEYEIQDTRTQKQLPIYHYQMNPQEFFNIWDQSDGNYALVKGIDFQLLIPKRDKALVKKLKDYSSLDELIEHYNELFAYFNQMAGFDHSSLENENGKNRYFLKADSNGAGGAYYNAKWTANSTPSIDMWLTKNSWGTLHEIAHGYQAGFDGVGMYTGEVSNNLFGVQYQYDKYGKKADDSSWLFNYGNKASVESGLYTKLVSNNGTYDSGDLREKLILLTMLKQKAGNEAFTTLYQEYRKLANQPNFNKKNYPLPDLLNKYYSETSQQDFTPVLERWGLDINHTQAEKNRSLGYPAIASLVNVVPVSELTRAHDLLDQSILINSNFEMVQNKDISSLNLHGQLTIQLKTENIQDLKGIKLSLNDGNKEIGAQTIDGDKLVFDNIPNGVYRLKFSGKQMVRYITDDFYVYVKEKENEATITLKELKSSDLVEQTIQFFGLGDKQFGLFETNLSGEEAVFSVTKKDTHSYFAGKLYSNLTVLDSNNVIKYEKSIEGTNATLATDKIPLSQGDRIEIYHAETKNRLRSVENVIDKTQKTNRWIMTRWGLQNESLKNDPQQNLINKIEAEGVRLLKDEASNSVPLAESVTRKQLLAAVQLLEEPYKTEFMDKFSSLFK